A stretch of Carnobacterium iners DNA encodes these proteins:
- the ligA gene encoding NAD-dependent DNA ligase LigA codes for MSINQTFEEAKKRVSDLRDLLDKYGYHYYVQDKSVISDADYDRLYKELVELEEQFPNLVSNDSPTQRVGGTISSGFEKVVHDIPMLSLGNAFDENDLIEFDNRIKKLTDKPFSYICELKIDGLAIALKYKAGKLVLAATRGNGTIGENVTQNIRTVKSVPLRLKKPYTIEVRGECYMPKSSFVVLNEEREENGEAVFANPRNAAAGGLRNLDAKETAKRNLSTFFYTVADFGEMTANSQEDALKELDELGIRTNHERKVCETIEEVWAYIQSFLDKRTQLPYEIDGIVIKVNEFEAQGEIGYTVKAPRWAIAYKFKAEEGTTVIRDIEWTIGRTGVVTPTAIMDPILLAGTTVRRASLHNVDLIKERDIRLLDTVVIHKAGDIIPEVTRVVLEERPTDSDSYVIPTHCPACKSELVHLEEEVALRCINPKCPAQITEGLAHFASRNAMNIDGMGPKVIIQLFEKDLVHDVADLYKVTYDQLLTLDKIKDKAANNLLKAIDASRSNSLERLLFGLGIRHVGAKAAKQIAEHFETIERIQAAKQEEIIAIDGIGEIIAESFVTYFSLPEVGELINELQSCEVNLVYLGKKKAEVAQNDSYFNGKTVVLTGKLTHFTREEAKARIENLGGKVTGSVSKKTNLLVAGEEAGSKLDKAQKFDITIWDENQLLKALEGEENE; via the coding sequence ATGTCCATTAACCAAACTTTCGAAGAAGCAAAAAAAAGAGTTAGTGATTTAAGAGACTTACTTGATAAATATGGTTACCACTATTATGTTCAAGATAAATCAGTCATTTCAGATGCAGATTACGATAGGTTGTATAAGGAGCTTGTTGAATTAGAAGAGCAATTTCCAAATCTAGTCTCTAATGATTCTCCGACTCAACGAGTAGGTGGTACTATTTCATCAGGCTTTGAAAAAGTCGTCCACGATATTCCGATGCTTAGTTTGGGTAATGCCTTTGATGAAAATGATTTGATTGAATTTGATAACCGCATTAAAAAATTAACAGATAAACCCTTTAGTTATATTTGTGAACTGAAAATTGATGGCTTAGCTATTGCACTAAAATACAAAGCTGGAAAATTAGTTTTGGCAGCTACTCGGGGAAATGGAACCATTGGTGAAAATGTTACTCAAAATATCCGTACAGTAAAATCCGTTCCCTTAAGGTTAAAGAAGCCTTATACTATTGAGGTTCGTGGGGAATGTTATATGCCTAAATCATCTTTTGTAGTTTTAAATGAAGAAAGAGAAGAAAATGGTGAAGCGGTTTTTGCTAATCCTAGGAATGCTGCAGCAGGTGGTTTACGCAATTTAGATGCTAAAGAAACAGCTAAACGGAATCTAAGTACTTTTTTCTATACCGTTGCAGATTTTGGCGAAATGACAGCCAATAGTCAAGAAGACGCTTTAAAAGAATTAGATGAATTAGGAATCCGGACCAATCATGAGCGTAAAGTCTGTGAAACAATTGAAGAAGTGTGGGCATATATTCAATCTTTTCTCGATAAACGAACCCAATTACCTTATGAAATCGATGGTATCGTAATCAAAGTAAATGAGTTTGAGGCACAAGGAGAAATCGGTTATACCGTAAAAGCACCTCGATGGGCAATTGCTTATAAATTTAAAGCAGAAGAAGGAACAACAGTGATTCGTGATATCGAATGGACGATAGGTAGAACCGGTGTTGTAACGCCGACCGCCATTATGGATCCAATTTTATTAGCAGGTACTACGGTCAGACGGGCTAGTTTACACAATGTTGATTTGATAAAAGAACGAGATATTCGTTTGTTGGATACTGTTGTTATTCATAAAGCAGGAGACATCATTCCTGAAGTAACCCGTGTTGTTTTAGAGGAAAGACCAACAGATAGTGATAGCTACGTTATTCCAACTCATTGTCCAGCCTGTAAAAGTGAGTTAGTCCATTTGGAAGAAGAAGTAGCTTTACGCTGTATTAACCCTAAATGTCCCGCTCAAATAACCGAGGGCTTAGCGCATTTTGCCTCACGCAATGCGATGAATATTGACGGAATGGGACCAAAAGTGATCATTCAGTTATTTGAAAAAGATTTGGTTCACGATGTAGCTGATTTATACAAAGTAACATATGATCAATTGCTAACATTAGATAAAATTAAAGACAAAGCAGCTAATAATTTACTAAAAGCGATTGACGCTAGCCGCAGCAATTCATTAGAACGTCTATTATTCGGTTTAGGTATTAGACATGTCGGAGCAAAAGCGGCTAAGCAAATCGCGGAACATTTTGAAACGATTGAAAGAATTCAAGCGGCTAAACAAGAAGAAATCATTGCTATTGATGGTATTGGAGAAATTATCGCTGAAAGTTTTGTGACCTATTTTTCATTACCAGAAGTGGGTGAGCTGATAAATGAATTGCAATCTTGTGAAGTGAATTTAGTTTATTTAGGTAAGAAAAAAGCAGAGGTCGCTCAAAATGATTCTTACTTCAATGGTAAAACAGTTGTCTTAACCGGTAAATTAACTCATTTTACTCGTGAAGAAGCTAAAGCTCGTATTGAAAATCTAGGTGGAAAAGTAACAGGAAGTGTTTCTAAAAAAACGAATCTCTTAGTTGCTGGCGAAGAAGCAGGCAGTAAATTAGATAAAGCACAAAAATTTGATATTACTATTTGGGATGAAAACCAACTATTGAAAGCATTAGAAGGAGAAGAAAATGAATAA
- a CDS encoding CamS family sex pheromone protein, producing MNKKIIATLAATVFLLSACSDPTGEDSSGNTVGTPGKADTTSTTNNQLSDDYYKTVITNGSYQVSKTRGSTLGLNSNFNLKAFETGLMSLSQLHFSTEDYYFQEGQYIDSTTANKWLRRVSEENPDGLNPADNGKKEPNERTPDYLNSVLEQNYMVKKGDKFSLGGISIGLSMNAIDYYQKVAFGADYETKISRDELLKQGQEMANKIVQRLRETEGVGDIPIAVGIFEQSPKDSLAGGSFIAEAISEKGDTRVGEWEVLNQEKVVFPLVDKTSNELTNFENFKSEVEYFFPNLSGVTAEASYTNDQLVKMKVDIVTQFYGESEIIGFTQYVAEKAATFLPPNIPIEITIGSINGTESFMARKTGETTFITHVFN from the coding sequence ATGAATAAAAAAATCATTGCAACATTGGCTGCTACTGTTTTTTTATTGAGTGCTTGCAGTGATCCTACAGGTGAAGATTCAAGCGGAAATACTGTAGGTACTCCAGGAAAAGCAGACACAACATCAACGACCAATAATCAATTATCAGATGATTATTATAAAACAGTGATAACCAACGGTAGCTATCAAGTTAGTAAAACAAGAGGTTCTACGCTAGGTTTGAATTCAAATTTCAATTTAAAAGCTTTCGAAACAGGCTTAATGAGTTTGTCTCAATTACACTTTAGTACAGAGGATTATTATTTCCAAGAAGGACAATATATCGATAGTACGACAGCTAACAAATGGTTAAGAAGAGTTAGTGAAGAAAACCCAGATGGCTTGAATCCAGCAGATAATGGAAAAAAAGAACCGAATGAACGTACTCCTGATTACTTAAATTCTGTTTTAGAGCAAAATTATATGGTGAAAAAAGGCGATAAATTTTCATTAGGCGGTATTAGTATCGGTTTGTCGATGAACGCCATTGATTATTACCAAAAAGTTGCCTTCGGAGCAGACTATGAAACAAAAATTAGCCGTGATGAGCTGTTAAAACAAGGTCAGGAAATGGCTAATAAAATTGTTCAACGATTACGCGAAACAGAAGGTGTTGGAGACATTCCAATTGCAGTTGGTATTTTTGAACAATCTCCTAAAGATAGCTTAGCGGGTGGCAGTTTTATTGCAGAAGCTATTAGTGAAAAAGGCGATACGAGAGTCGGAGAATGGGAAGTACTGAATCAAGAAAAAGTTGTTTTTCCTTTAGTAGATAAGACAAGTAACGAATTAACGAACTTTGAAAACTTTAAATCAGAAGTTGAGTATTTTTTCCCTAATCTAAGCGGCGTAACAGCTGAGGCTAGTTACACAAATGACCAACTTGTGAAAATGAAAGTAGATATCGTGACTCAATTTTACGGAGAAAGTGAAATCATTGGGTTTACACAATACGTTGCAGAAAAAGCTGCAACATTCTTACCACCTAACATACCAATAGAAATTACAATCGGATCCATAAATGGAACCGAATCATTTATGGCCAGAAAAACAGGCGAAACAACATTCATCACACACGTATTCAATTAA
- the gatC gene encoding Asp-tRNA(Asn)/Glu-tRNA(Gln) amidotransferase subunit GatC gives MTNIDVNEVKHVALLSKLEFQEEEIASFTKQIDDIITMVEQLDELDTKDIPVTTHGLKVSSVMRKDIATPGMDRDELFKNVKTQQDGLIKVPAMIDNGEAGA, from the coding sequence ATGACAAATATTGATGTAAACGAAGTGAAACACGTTGCTTTATTATCGAAGTTAGAATTTCAAGAAGAAGAGATCGCAAGCTTCACAAAACAAATAGATGACATTATTACGATGGTTGAGCAATTAGATGAACTAGACACAAAAGATATACCTGTCACAACACATGGTTTAAAAGTATCTAGTGTCATGCGTAAGGATATCGCAACACCAGGAATGGACCGCGATGAATTATTTAAGAATGTTAAAACTCAACAAGATGGGTTAATTAAAGTTCCCGCAATGATAGATAACGGGGAGGCTGGAGCATAG
- the gatA gene encoding Asp-tRNA(Asn)/Glu-tRNA(Gln) amidotransferase subunit GatA — MTVLDHTLEELHQLLVDKETTAEAIMKAVYARIAETEDKIGSFITLTEEEALEKAREMDAAGINPSNILSGLPIGIKDNIVTKGTLTTAASKMLEDFIPVYDATVMEKVTDAGMISVGKLNMDEFAMGGSTETSAYKITRNPWNLAKVPGGSSGGSASAVAAGQVPMTLGTDTGGSIRQPAAFTGIVGMKPTYGRVSRFGLIAFASSLDQIGPLTRTVKDNALVLNTISGYDEKDSMSYNEATPDFTEGIEAGVKGMKIGVPKEYLQEGLEAGVREAVLKAIETFKELGAIVEEVSLPHSKYGVPAYYIIASSEASSNLQRFDGIRYGYRSPEAKTLEEVYVKSRSEGFGMEVKRRIMLGTFSLSSGFYDAHFKKAGQTRTLIRRDFEKVFEGYDLILGPTTTKTAFNIGGQVHDPVAMYLSDILTVPANLAGVPAISIPAGFSNGLPVGLQLIAKHFDEKTIYQAAYAFEQATDFHKEKPNL; from the coding sequence ATGACTGTATTAGATCATACTTTAGAAGAGTTGCATCAATTATTAGTAGATAAAGAAACAACAGCTGAAGCGATTATGAAAGCTGTTTATGCACGAATTGCTGAAACAGAAGATAAAATCGGCTCATTTATTACGTTAACTGAAGAAGAGGCTTTAGAAAAAGCCCGCGAGATGGATGCGGCTGGTATTAATCCTTCGAATATCTTGTCAGGATTGCCAATTGGTATCAAAGACAATATCGTAACAAAAGGCACTCTAACAACAGCAGCGAGTAAAATGTTAGAAGATTTTATACCCGTCTATGATGCGACTGTTATGGAAAAAGTAACCGATGCAGGAATGATTTCAGTTGGGAAACTAAATATGGATGAATTTGCTATGGGGGGAAGTACAGAGACGTCAGCGTATAAAATTACTCGTAATCCTTGGAATTTAGCTAAAGTTCCTGGTGGTTCTTCAGGTGGATCAGCCTCAGCGGTTGCTGCCGGGCAAGTTCCAATGACTTTAGGAACAGATACAGGTGGATCTATTCGCCAACCAGCAGCATTTACTGGAATCGTTGGCATGAAACCAACTTACGGTCGTGTCTCACGTTTTGGGCTGATTGCTTTTGCATCAAGTTTGGATCAAATCGGACCATTGACTCGTACGGTTAAAGACAATGCACTTGTCTTAAATACGATTAGTGGATACGATGAAAAAGATTCAATGAGTTACAATGAAGCAACTCCTGATTTTACAGAAGGGATTGAAGCTGGCGTAAAAGGCATGAAGATAGGGGTACCAAAAGAGTACTTGCAAGAAGGCTTAGAAGCTGGTGTAAGAGAAGCGGTTCTTAAAGCCATTGAAACTTTTAAAGAATTAGGCGCAATTGTAGAAGAAGTCAGTTTGCCACATTCAAAATATGGTGTTCCTGCTTATTACATTATTGCATCCTCTGAAGCATCATCAAACTTGCAACGATTTGATGGTATTCGTTATGGTTACCGTTCACCAGAAGCTAAAACACTAGAAGAAGTTTACGTGAAATCACGTTCTGAAGGTTTTGGTATGGAAGTAAAACGTCGCATCATGCTTGGAACATTCTCGTTGAGCTCCGGTTTTTACGATGCTCACTTTAAAAAAGCTGGCCAAACACGGACATTAATCCGCCGTGATTTTGAAAAAGTATTCGAGGGCTATGATTTAATCTTAGGACCAACGACCACAAAAACAGCGTTTAACATTGGTGGACAAGTACATGATCCAGTAGCGATGTATTTAAGTGATATCTTAACCGTTCCTGCAAATTTAGCAGGCGTTCCAGCTATCTCTATTCCTGCAGGTTTTTCAAATGGGCTACCAGTTGGGCTGCAATTGATTGCAAAACACTTTGATGAAAAAACGATTTACCAAGCAGCTTATGCATTTGAGCAAGCAACTGATTTTCATAAAGAAAAACCAAATTTGTAG
- the gatB gene encoding Asp-tRNA(Asn)/Glu-tRNA(Gln) amidotransferase subunit GatB, with amino-acid sequence MNFETVIGLEVHVELKTESKMFSPSPAHFGAEPNTNTNVIDWGYPGVLPVTNKQAVEFAMKAAIALNCEISTDTKFDRKNYFYPDNPKSYQISQFDKPIGHDGYIDIEVEGVKKRIRVERVHLEEDAGKNNHGTDGYSYVDLNRQGTPLIEIVSEADMRSPEEAYAYLEALKQIVQYTGVSDVKMEEGSMRCDANVSLRPIGQDNFGTKAELKNLNSFNFVRRGLAFEEVRQEKVLLSGGIIQQETRRYDEATGATILMRIKEGSDDYRYFPEPDLPNLVISDEWIEKVKKSIPEMPAQRRIRYVKELGLSDYDAMVMTATKEMSDFFEATLANKADTKQVSNWLMGEVSAYVNSEKIELRDTKLTPENLAGMISLITDGTISSKIAKKVFQELIQKGGSAQEVVEKNGWIQLSDPSKLIPIVNDILDKNPQSIEDFKNGKDRAIGFLVGQIMKATKGQANPGIVNKLLNEELAKR; translated from the coding sequence ATGAATTTTGAAACAGTCATCGGACTTGAAGTACACGTAGAATTAAAAACAGAATCAAAAATGTTCTCACCATCCCCAGCACATTTTGGTGCAGAGCCGAATACCAATACAAACGTCATTGACTGGGGTTACCCAGGAGTCTTACCGGTTACCAATAAACAAGCTGTTGAGTTTGCAATGAAGGCTGCGATAGCCTTAAATTGCGAGATTTCAACAGATACAAAATTCGATCGCAAAAACTATTTCTACCCAGATAATCCAAAATCTTACCAAATTTCACAATTTGATAAACCAATTGGACACGATGGGTACATTGATATTGAAGTCGAAGGTGTGAAAAAACGTATTCGTGTTGAACGCGTTCATTTAGAAGAAGATGCCGGTAAAAATAACCACGGAACAGACGGCTATTCTTACGTCGACTTAAACCGTCAAGGAACACCACTGATTGAAATCGTATCTGAAGCAGATATGCGTTCACCAGAAGAAGCCTATGCTTACTTAGAAGCGCTTAAACAGATCGTCCAATACACTGGAGTCAGTGATGTGAAGATGGAAGAAGGCTCAATGCGTTGCGATGCGAACGTTTCTCTACGCCCAATTGGACAAGACAATTTCGGTACGAAAGCCGAATTGAAAAATCTGAACTCCTTTAACTTTGTGCGTCGTGGACTAGCATTTGAAGAAGTTCGCCAAGAAAAAGTTTTATTGTCTGGTGGAATCATTCAACAAGAAACGCGTCGTTACGATGAAGCAACAGGAGCAACCATCTTAATGAGAATTAAAGAAGGTTCAGATGATTACCGTTACTTCCCAGAACCTGACCTACCTAATCTAGTAATCAGTGACGAGTGGATTGAAAAGGTTAAAAAGAGTATTCCAGAAATGCCAGCACAACGCCGCATTCGCTATGTAAAAGAATTAGGATTATCTGATTACGATGCAATGGTCATGACAGCAACAAAAGAAATGTCTGATTTCTTCGAAGCAACGTTAGCCAATAAAGCCGATACCAAACAAGTTTCTAACTGGTTAATGGGCGAAGTTTCAGCTTATGTAAACAGCGAAAAAATAGAGTTACGCGATACAAAATTAACACCAGAAAACTTAGCTGGTATGATTAGTCTAATTACCGATGGAACAATTAGTTCTAAGATAGCTAAAAAAGTCTTCCAAGAATTGATTCAAAAAGGCGGCAGCGCTCAAGAAGTTGTGGAAAAAAATGGTTGGATTCAATTAAGTGATCCATCAAAATTAATTCCAATAGTAAACGATATATTAGATAAAAATCCTCAATCAATTGAAGATTTTAAAAATGGAAAAGATCGGGCAATCGGTTTCTTAGTTGGACAAATTATGAAAGCAACTAAAGGACAAGCTAATCCAGGGATTGTAAACAAACTATTGAATGAAGAGTTAGCTAAACGCTAA
- a CDS encoding diacylglycerol kinase: protein MRARIIYNPSAGRELIKKNLVDILQIYENAGYETSVFETTPKKHSALDEANRAAKAGFDLIIAAGGDGTINEVVNGIAELEKRPKIAIIPAGTTNDYARALHIPRNNLLDAAKLVQKKETIKMDVGKAIMDEKETYFINIGGGGLLTELTYDVPSTLKSVFGSLAYFVKGAEMLPRIKPIPMHIEYDEGIYEGTASMFFIALTNSVGGFEQIAPDALLDDGKFTMIVVKTASQIEILHLVALLLNGGRHIDHPNILYAKTSKIHARPANDSRMMINLDGEYGGDAPVTFINLHQHIEIIANSEDVSATGYAFDHAEEEAFIKEVEGLTQEDIDGDGKVS from the coding sequence ATGCGTGCCAGAATTATTTATAATCCATCGGCGGGACGAGAGCTAATTAAAAAAAATTTAGTAGATATTCTTCAAATTTATGAAAACGCCGGGTATGAGACCAGTGTTTTTGAAACAACACCAAAAAAACATTCAGCACTAGATGAAGCAAACAGAGCAGCTAAAGCAGGCTTTGATTTAATCATTGCTGCAGGTGGAGACGGAACCATTAATGAAGTTGTGAATGGAATCGCTGAATTGGAGAAAAGACCGAAAATAGCCATCATCCCCGCTGGGACGACAAATGACTATGCGCGAGCTTTGCATATCCCAAGAAACAACTTGCTTGATGCGGCTAAGTTAGTGCAAAAGAAAGAAACCATTAAAATGGACGTTGGTAAAGCCATCATGGACGAGAAAGAAACTTATTTTATTAATATTGGTGGTGGAGGTCTTTTGACGGAATTAACCTATGACGTCCCCTCTACGCTAAAATCTGTTTTTGGCTCATTGGCTTACTTTGTTAAAGGTGCTGAAATGTTGCCGCGAATTAAACCTATTCCAATGCACATTGAATACGATGAAGGCATTTATGAAGGAACAGCTTCAATGTTTTTCATTGCACTAACTAATTCAGTAGGTGGATTTGAACAAATCGCACCAGATGCCTTACTAGATGATGGGAAATTCACCATGATTGTTGTTAAAACGGCGAGTCAAATTGAGATTCTTCACTTAGTTGCGCTGTTATTAAATGGCGGAAGACACATTGATCATCCGAATATTTTATATGCTAAAACAAGTAAAATTCATGCTAGACCAGCTAATGATTCTAGAATGATGATTAATTTGGATGGCGAATATGGCGGAGATGCACCGGTTACGTTTATTAATTTGCATCAGCATATTGAAATTATCGCAAATAGTGAAGACGTCAGTGCGACCGGTTATGCCTTTGACCATGCTGAAGAAGAAGCCTTTATTAAAGAAGTAGAGGGATTAACTCAAGAAGACATTGACGGAGACGGAAAAGTTTCTTAA
- the rlmD gene encoding 23S rRNA (uracil(1939)-C(5))-methyltransferase RlmD — protein sequence MKSNKTIPVQKNEKHTVKIEDLTREGMGVAKIDGYPLFIEDALPGEEIEVKIHKTGKSFGYAKSMKRLTSSQNRVEMKDENFTRAGITPLQHMHYPAQLSFKKQQIKNVMKRIAKVSDVKILDTKGMTEPWGYRNKASVPVRKIGEKLTTGFFRKNSHDLIAMENFYIQDPKIDQAIIKVRDIMRTYNVKSYNEKDNTGNLRHIIVRRGYYTGEMMIVLVTRTAKLFPASKIIPDLTEALPEVVSIVQNVNPTRTNTILGEEAIVLFGEDKYTDTLLGKTYEISHRSFYQVNPTQTEKLYNVILDFAALTGEETVIDAYSGIGTITLTLADNAKHVYGIESIEPAVENARANAVLNNVENVTFEAGLAEEVMVEWSKQGRKADLVVVDPPRKGLEEAFIDAVIEMAPAKMIYVSCNPATLARDVALLIEGGYTAEKIQPVDLFPQTSHVESVTLLTKN from the coding sequence ATGAAAAGTAATAAAACTATACCTGTACAAAAAAATGAAAAGCACACAGTAAAAATTGAGGATTTAACACGCGAAGGAATGGGTGTAGCTAAAATAGATGGCTATCCGCTATTCATTGAAGATGCATTACCTGGCGAAGAGATAGAAGTTAAAATCCATAAAACAGGTAAATCATTTGGTTACGCTAAGAGCATGAAGCGCTTGACTTCTAGTCAAAATCGCGTTGAAATGAAAGATGAAAATTTTACACGTGCCGGTATTACACCGTTACAACACATGCACTACCCAGCTCAATTGAGCTTCAAAAAACAACAAATTAAAAATGTAATGAAACGCATTGCAAAAGTTTCTGACGTTAAAATTCTTGATACAAAAGGGATGACTGAACCTTGGGGATACCGTAATAAAGCGTCTGTTCCAGTTAGAAAAATTGGCGAAAAACTAACAACAGGATTTTTCCGTAAAAACAGCCATGATTTAATTGCTATGGAGAATTTTTATATTCAAGATCCTAAAATTGATCAAGCTATTATTAAAGTGCGTGATATTATGCGTACGTATAACGTTAAATCATACAATGAAAAAGACAATACAGGGAACTTGCGTCACATTATTGTGCGCCGCGGTTATTACACTGGTGAAATGATGATTGTCCTCGTTACAAGAACAGCTAAATTATTCCCTGCAAGCAAAATTATTCCAGACCTAACAGAAGCATTGCCAGAAGTAGTCAGCATTGTTCAAAACGTAAACCCAACTCGTACGAATACGATTCTCGGTGAAGAAGCGATTGTCTTGTTTGGTGAAGATAAATATACGGATACATTACTTGGAAAAACGTATGAAATTTCACACCGTTCATTTTACCAAGTGAACCCAACACAAACAGAAAAATTATATAATGTCATATTGGATTTTGCTGCTTTAACAGGAGAAGAAACAGTCATTGATGCTTATAGTGGAATCGGAACAATCACGTTAACTTTAGCCGATAACGCTAAGCACGTTTACGGAATTGAATCGATTGAACCAGCAGTTGAAAATGCAAGAGCTAACGCGGTATTAAACAACGTTGAAAATGTTACTTTTGAAGCTGGATTGGCTGAAGAAGTCATGGTTGAGTGGAGTAAACAAGGCCGTAAGGCGGATTTAGTTGTTGTAGATCCCCCTCGTAAAGGCTTAGAAGAAGCCTTTATTGATGCCGTTATCGAAATGGCACCAGCTAAAATGATTTACGTGAGTTGCAATCCAGCAACTTTAGCACGCGATGTTGCTTTATTAATAGAAGGTGGCTATACTGCTGAAAAGATTCAACCAGTAGACTTATTCCCACAAACAAGTCACGTTGAGTCTGTCACACTTCTTACAAAAAACTAA
- a CDS encoding DUF2294 domain-containing protein, translating into MTKGQIESKLSEAISKFEIEQMGRGPEKIRTVIFQDLIIFRLTGFLSISEKNLAQNKDGVELIKKVRTALFESARKELEAAIKSVIDVEIISTYSDVSTKTGERIIAVVVDRNIEENLIK; encoded by the coding sequence ATGACAAAAGGACAAATTGAATCGAAATTAAGCGAAGCAATTAGTAAGTTTGAAATTGAACAGATGGGAAGAGGTCCAGAGAAAATTAGAACAGTTATTTTTCAGGATTTAATTATTTTTAGGCTTACAGGATTTTTGAGTATCTCAGAAAAAAATCTTGCTCAAAATAAGGATGGCGTCGAGCTCATAAAAAAAGTAAGAACAGCCTTATTTGAAAGCGCACGTAAAGAATTAGAAGCAGCGATTAAGTCTGTTATTGATGTTGAGATTATAAGCACTTATTCAGATGTCAGTACTAAGACAGGTGAAAGAATTATTGCAGTCGTGGTAGATCGAAATATCGAAGAAAATCTAATAAAATAA
- a CDS encoding OFA family MFS transporter produces the protein MKENTTIINKKQNGMNRWMYVILGMAIMIFLGTVYSYSVFRLSLEKEFVIGSAESGMPYMIALAFYALFMFLTGKYINRFNPRIIILIGGYLVVLGWILSAFAPNIILLTIAYGCIGGAGVGIAYGVLMTVIAKWFPEKKGLAVGILLVGFGLSPLITAPLARLLVESYGVFTTFLVFGIGFGIILPFLSYPFKYPTEEELKNMKNIPTSQSSAKNFETKEMVKSKSFKGLYLNFVIGTMIGLMLIGLTTSVGVDFVGLEPNKVIQLVAFFAIFNGLGRPAFGWLTDKFTSKKAMLLSYSLISLAAISLIIAGSNNELVYVLSFSTFWFNMGGWLAIAPASTLRLYGLKNYSQNYGLVFTAYGIGAIVGVSSSGLLLDILKSYDLIFYYVIALSALGIILTLTLISDKNE, from the coding sequence ATGAAAGAAAATACAACGATAATAAATAAAAAACAAAATGGAATGAATAGGTGGATGTATGTTATTTTAGGCATGGCCATCATGATTTTTTTAGGAACGGTCTACTCTTATAGTGTATTTAGACTGTCATTAGAAAAGGAATTTGTGATTGGGTCAGCTGAAAGTGGCATGCCTTATATGATTGCTTTAGCTTTTTATGCATTATTTATGTTTTTAACCGGTAAATACATCAATCGGTTCAATCCCCGGATAATTATTTTAATAGGTGGATACCTTGTTGTATTAGGGTGGATTTTATCTGCATTTGCACCGAATATTATCCTATTAACTATCGCATATGGTTGCATTGGTGGAGCAGGTGTTGGGATTGCTTATGGTGTTTTAATGACCGTTATTGCAAAATGGTTTCCAGAAAAAAAGGGACTAGCAGTAGGTATCCTATTGGTTGGGTTCGGACTGTCGCCTTTAATTACAGCACCACTTGCTAGATTATTAGTTGAGTCTTATGGCGTGTTTACAACATTTCTTGTTTTTGGAATAGGATTCGGTATAATTTTACCATTTTTATCTTACCCTTTTAAATATCCAACAGAAGAAGAACTAAAAAATATGAAAAATATCCCGACTAGTCAATCTAGTGCAAAGAATTTTGAGACAAAAGAAATGGTAAAATCAAAAAGTTTCAAAGGTTTATACTTAAATTTTGTTATTGGAACTATGATTGGTCTGATGCTCATTGGACTAACGACGAGTGTCGGAGTTGACTTTGTAGGATTAGAGCCAAACAAAGTTATTCAACTAGTAGCTTTTTTTGCTATCTTTAATGGATTAGGAAGACCCGCCTTTGGATGGTTAACAGATAAATTCACTTCGAAAAAAGCAATGTTACTATCTTATTCACTCATTAGTTTAGCAGCTATCTCCCTAATAATAGCAGGCTCAAATAACGAACTGGTTTATGTTTTATCCTTTTCAACATTTTGGTTTAATATGGGCGGCTGGCTGGCAATTGCTCCAGCATCGACACTTAGACTTTATGGCCTAAAAAATTATAGTCAAAATTATGGTTTAGTCTTTACAGCTTACGGTATAGGAGCAATTGTTGGGGTCTCCTCATCTGGTTTATTACTAGATATTCTAAAAAGTTATGATTTAATATTCTATTATGTTATTGCATTGAGTGCCCTAGGAATTATTTTGACACTAACATTGATTAGCGATAAAAACGAATAA